A genomic stretch from Arachis stenosperma cultivar V10309 chromosome 3, arast.V10309.gnm1.PFL2, whole genome shotgun sequence includes:
- the LOC130970502 gene encoding transcription factor TGA9-like isoform X3, with protein sequence MASQRIGGDTGLSESLITSHHHASTHGVLHGINTPSSTLMNEGGAFDFGELEEAIVLQGIKTRNDEEAKASWRPAATLEMFPSWPIRFHQTSRGGCKSGGWDENTDSGSGSGVNTNTLSSKLETEPHHNHFESQDSPISSQQQEDQEVQLATSDASRKGPSPQQKKKGASSTSEKAVDAKVKTLRRLAQNREAARKSRLRKKAYVQQLECSRLKLTQLEKEVERARSQVSGTGGGGGMMFDMEYGRWLEDEERQMGEVRRGLEGGISDGEMRVIVESYMSHYDELFRLKAEGAKWDVFHIMNGTWTSPAERCFLWMGGFRPSDLVGLLIHQLEPLAEQQIIAMYGLRHSSQQAEDALSQGLEQLHHSLLHTISLPQMLSAMAKLSNLEAFLLQADHLRQQTLHQFCRFLTIRQAARCFLVIGDYYARLRALSSLWASRTLINNHHDNSSIDLQTQNHFSNF encoded by the exons ATGGCGAGCCAAAGAATAGGAGGAGACACTGGTTTATCAGAGTCACTGATCACAAGTCATCACCATGCCTCTACTCATGGAGTTCTTCATGGAATCAACACCCCATCATCAACCTTAAT GAATGAAGGGGGAGCGTTTGATTTTGGAGAGTTGGAAGAGGCAATTGTTCTGCAAGGAATCAAGACTAGAAATGATGAAGAAGCCAAAGCATCAT GGAGGCCTGCAGCAACACTGGAAATGTTCCCTTCATGGCCAATCAGATTCCACCAAACCTCAAGa GGAGGTTGCAAGTCAGGAGGATGGGATGAAAACACAGACTCAGGATCAGGATCAGGTGTGAACACCAACACCCTTTCAAGCAAATTGGAAACGGAACCCCATCATAATCATTTTGAATCACAAGATTCTCCAATTAGTAGCCAACAACAAGAAGATCAAGAGGTGCAGCTGGCAACTAGTGATGCCTCAAGAAAAGGGCCATCACCCCAACAAAAG AAAAAAGGAGCGAGTTCCACATCAGAGAAGGCAGTGGATGCAAAGGTGAAG ACACTGAGACggttggcacaaaacagagaagCTGCAAGGAAAAGCCGTCTGAGGAAAAAG GCTTATGTGCAGCAACTAGAGTGTAGCAGATTAAAGCTTACTCAGCTGGAAAAGGAGGTAGAAAGAGCAAGATCACAGGTATCAGGAacaggaggaggaggaggaatgATGTTTGACATGGAGTATGGAAGATGGCTGGAAGATGAAGAGAGGCAGATGGGGGAGGTGAGGAGGGGGCTGGAGGGGGGAATATCGGACGGGGAGATGAGAGTGATAGTGGAGAGTTACATGAGCCACTACGACGAACTCTTCAGGCTGAAGGCGGAGGGTGCCAAGTGGGACGTGTTCCACATCATGAATGGCACATGGACATCCCCGGCAGAGAGGTGCTTCCTGTGGATGGGTGGTTTCAGGCCATCAGACCTGGTGGGATTGCTGATACACCAGTTGGAGCCTCTTGCGGAGCAGCAGATCATAGCCATGTACGGACTGAGACACTCATCCCAGCAGGCTGAAGACGCTCTTTCTCAGGGGCTTGAGCAGCTCCACCACTCTCTCCTCCACACCATCTCCCTCCCTCAGATGCTTTCTGCCATGGCCAAGCTTTCCAACCTTGAAGCTTTCCTCCTTCAGGCTGATCATCTGAGGCAGCAAACTCTTCACCAATTCTGTCGATTTCTCACCATTCGTCAAGCAGCTCGCTGTTTCCTTGTCATTGGAGACTACTATGCTCGTCTTCGCGCCCTTAGTTCTCTTTGGGCCTCCAGGACCCTCATCAACAATCATCACGATAACTCATCCATCGACTTGCAAACGCAAAATCATTTCTCTAATTTCTGA
- the LOC130970502 gene encoding transcription factor TGA9-like isoform X5 yields the protein MASQRIGGDTGLSESLITSHHHASTHGVLHGINTPSSTLMNEGGAFDFGELEEAIVLQGIKTRNDEEAKASWRPAATLEMFPSWPIRFHQTSRGGCKSGGWDENTDSGSGSGVNTNTLSSKLETEPHHNHFESQDSPISSQQQEDQEVQLATSDASRKGPSPQQKKKGASSTSEKAVDAKTLRRLAQNREAARKSRLRKKAYVQQLECSRLKLTQLEKEVERARSQVSGTGGGGGMMFDMEYGRWLEDEERQMGEVRRGLEGGISDGEMRVIVESYMSHYDELFRLKAEGAKWDVFHIMNGTWTSPAERCFLWMGGFRPSDLVGLLIHQLEPLAEQQIIAMYGLRHSSQQAEDALSQGLEQLHHSLLHTISLPQMLSAMAKLSNLEAFLLQADHLRQQTLHQFCRFLTIRQAARCFLVIGDYYARLRALSSLWASRTLINNHHDNSSIDLQTQNHFSNF from the exons ATGGCGAGCCAAAGAATAGGAGGAGACACTGGTTTATCAGAGTCACTGATCACAAGTCATCACCATGCCTCTACTCATGGAGTTCTTCATGGAATCAACACCCCATCATCAACCTTAAT GAATGAAGGGGGAGCGTTTGATTTTGGAGAGTTGGAAGAGGCAATTGTTCTGCAAGGAATCAAGACTAGAAATGATGAAGAAGCCAAAGCATCAT GGAGGCCTGCAGCAACACTGGAAATGTTCCCTTCATGGCCAATCAGATTCCACCAAACCTCAAGa GGAGGTTGCAAGTCAGGAGGATGGGATGAAAACACAGACTCAGGATCAGGATCAGGTGTGAACACCAACACCCTTTCAAGCAAATTGGAAACGGAACCCCATCATAATCATTTTGAATCACAAGATTCTCCAATTAGTAGCCAACAACAAGAAGATCAAGAGGTGCAGCTGGCAACTAGTGATGCCTCAAGAAAAGGGCCATCACCCCAACAAAAG AAAAAAGGAGCGAGTTCCACATCAGAGAAGGCAGTGGATGCAAAG ACACTGAGACggttggcacaaaacagagaagCTGCAAGGAAAAGCCGTCTGAGGAAAAAG GCTTATGTGCAGCAACTAGAGTGTAGCAGATTAAAGCTTACTCAGCTGGAAAAGGAGGTAGAAAGAGCAAGATCACAGGTATCAGGAacaggaggaggaggaggaatgATGTTTGACATGGAGTATGGAAGATGGCTGGAAGATGAAGAGAGGCAGATGGGGGAGGTGAGGAGGGGGCTGGAGGGGGGAATATCGGACGGGGAGATGAGAGTGATAGTGGAGAGTTACATGAGCCACTACGACGAACTCTTCAGGCTGAAGGCGGAGGGTGCCAAGTGGGACGTGTTCCACATCATGAATGGCACATGGACATCCCCGGCAGAGAGGTGCTTCCTGTGGATGGGTGGTTTCAGGCCATCAGACCTGGTGGGATTGCTGATACACCAGTTGGAGCCTCTTGCGGAGCAGCAGATCATAGCCATGTACGGACTGAGACACTCATCCCAGCAGGCTGAAGACGCTCTTTCTCAGGGGCTTGAGCAGCTCCACCACTCTCTCCTCCACACCATCTCCCTCCCTCAGATGCTTTCTGCCATGGCCAAGCTTTCCAACCTTGAAGCTTTCCTCCTTCAGGCTGATCATCTGAGGCAGCAAACTCTTCACCAATTCTGTCGATTTCTCACCATTCGTCAAGCAGCTCGCTGTTTCCTTGTCATTGGAGACTACTATGCTCGTCTTCGCGCCCTTAGTTCTCTTTGGGCCTCCAGGACCCTCATCAACAATCATCACGATAACTCATCCATCGACTTGCAAACGCAAAATCATTTCTCTAATTTCTGA
- the LOC130970502 gene encoding transcription factor TGA9-like isoform X4, whose protein sequence is MFPSWPIRFHQTSRGGCKSGGWDENTDSGSGSGVNTNTLSSKLETEPHHNHFESQDSPISSQQQEDQEVQLATSDASRKGPSPQQKKKGASSTSEKAVDAKVKTLRRLAQNREAARKSRLRKKAYVQQLECSRLKLTQLEKEVERARSQVSGTGGGGGMMFDMEYGRWLEDEERQMGEVRRGLEGGISDGEMRVIVESYMSHYDELFRLKAEGAKWDVFHIMNGTWTSPAERCFLWMGGFRPSDLVGLLIHQLEPLAEQQIIAMYGLRHSSQQAEDALSQGLEQLHHSLLHTISLPQMLSAMAKLSNLEAFLLQADHLRQQTLHQFCRFLTIRQAARCFLVIGDYYARLRALSSLWASRTLINNHHDNSSIDLQTQNHFSNF, encoded by the exons ATGTTCCCTTCATGGCCAATCAGATTCCACCAAACCTCAAGa GGAGGTTGCAAGTCAGGAGGATGGGATGAAAACACAGACTCAGGATCAGGATCAGGTGTGAACACCAACACCCTTTCAAGCAAATTGGAAACGGAACCCCATCATAATCATTTTGAATCACAAGATTCTCCAATTAGTAGCCAACAACAAGAAGATCAAGAGGTGCAGCTGGCAACTAGTGATGCCTCAAGAAAAGGGCCATCACCCCAACAAAAG AAAAAAGGAGCGAGTTCCACATCAGAGAAGGCAGTGGATGCAAAGGTGAAG ACACTGAGACggttggcacaaaacagagaagCTGCAAGGAAAAGCCGTCTGAGGAAAAAG GCTTATGTGCAGCAACTAGAGTGTAGCAGATTAAAGCTTACTCAGCTGGAAAAGGAGGTAGAAAGAGCAAGATCACAGGTATCAGGAacaggaggaggaggaggaatgATGTTTGACATGGAGTATGGAAGATGGCTGGAAGATGAAGAGAGGCAGATGGGGGAGGTGAGGAGGGGGCTGGAGGGGGGAATATCGGACGGGGAGATGAGAGTGATAGTGGAGAGTTACATGAGCCACTACGACGAACTCTTCAGGCTGAAGGCGGAGGGTGCCAAGTGGGACGTGTTCCACATCATGAATGGCACATGGACATCCCCGGCAGAGAGGTGCTTCCTGTGGATGGGTGGTTTCAGGCCATCAGACCTGGTGGGATTGCTGATACACCAGTTGGAGCCTCTTGCGGAGCAGCAGATCATAGCCATGTACGGACTGAGACACTCATCCCAGCAGGCTGAAGACGCTCTTTCTCAGGGGCTTGAGCAGCTCCACCACTCTCTCCTCCACACCATCTCCCTCCCTCAGATGCTTTCTGCCATGGCCAAGCTTTCCAACCTTGAAGCTTTCCTCCTTCAGGCTGATCATCTGAGGCAGCAAACTCTTCACCAATTCTGTCGATTTCTCACCATTCGTCAAGCAGCTCGCTGTTTCCTTGTCATTGGAGACTACTATGCTCGTCTTCGCGCCCTTAGTTCTCTTTGGGCCTCCAGGACCCTCATCAACAATCATCACGATAACTCATCCATCGACTTGCAAACGCAAAATCATTTCTCTAATTTCTGA
- the LOC130970502 gene encoding transcription factor TGA9-like isoform X1: MASQRIGGDTGLSESLITSHHHASTHGVLHGINTPSSTLMNEGGAFDFGELEEAIVLQGIKTRNDEEAKASSLFITGRPAATLEMFPSWPIRFHQTSRGGCKSGGWDENTDSGSGSGVNTNTLSSKLETEPHHNHFESQDSPISSQQQEDQEVQLATSDASRKGPSPQQKKKGASSTSEKAVDAKVKTLRRLAQNREAARKSRLRKKAYVQQLECSRLKLTQLEKEVERARSQVSGTGGGGGMMFDMEYGRWLEDEERQMGEVRRGLEGGISDGEMRVIVESYMSHYDELFRLKAEGAKWDVFHIMNGTWTSPAERCFLWMGGFRPSDLVGLLIHQLEPLAEQQIIAMYGLRHSSQQAEDALSQGLEQLHHSLLHTISLPQMLSAMAKLSNLEAFLLQADHLRQQTLHQFCRFLTIRQAARCFLVIGDYYARLRALSSLWASRTLINNHHDNSSIDLQTQNHFSNF, translated from the exons ATGGCGAGCCAAAGAATAGGAGGAGACACTGGTTTATCAGAGTCACTGATCACAAGTCATCACCATGCCTCTACTCATGGAGTTCTTCATGGAATCAACACCCCATCATCAACCTTAAT GAATGAAGGGGGAGCGTTTGATTTTGGAGAGTTGGAAGAGGCAATTGTTCTGCAAGGAATCAAGACTAGAAATGATGAAGAAGCCAAAGCATCAT CTTTATTCATCACAGGGAGGCCTGCAGCAACACTGGAAATGTTCCCTTCATGGCCAATCAGATTCCACCAAACCTCAAGa GGAGGTTGCAAGTCAGGAGGATGGGATGAAAACACAGACTCAGGATCAGGATCAGGTGTGAACACCAACACCCTTTCAAGCAAATTGGAAACGGAACCCCATCATAATCATTTTGAATCACAAGATTCTCCAATTAGTAGCCAACAACAAGAAGATCAAGAGGTGCAGCTGGCAACTAGTGATGCCTCAAGAAAAGGGCCATCACCCCAACAAAAG AAAAAAGGAGCGAGTTCCACATCAGAGAAGGCAGTGGATGCAAAGGTGAAG ACACTGAGACggttggcacaaaacagagaagCTGCAAGGAAAAGCCGTCTGAGGAAAAAG GCTTATGTGCAGCAACTAGAGTGTAGCAGATTAAAGCTTACTCAGCTGGAAAAGGAGGTAGAAAGAGCAAGATCACAGGTATCAGGAacaggaggaggaggaggaatgATGTTTGACATGGAGTATGGAAGATGGCTGGAAGATGAAGAGAGGCAGATGGGGGAGGTGAGGAGGGGGCTGGAGGGGGGAATATCGGACGGGGAGATGAGAGTGATAGTGGAGAGTTACATGAGCCACTACGACGAACTCTTCAGGCTGAAGGCGGAGGGTGCCAAGTGGGACGTGTTCCACATCATGAATGGCACATGGACATCCCCGGCAGAGAGGTGCTTCCTGTGGATGGGTGGTTTCAGGCCATCAGACCTGGTGGGATTGCTGATACACCAGTTGGAGCCTCTTGCGGAGCAGCAGATCATAGCCATGTACGGACTGAGACACTCATCCCAGCAGGCTGAAGACGCTCTTTCTCAGGGGCTTGAGCAGCTCCACCACTCTCTCCTCCACACCATCTCCCTCCCTCAGATGCTTTCTGCCATGGCCAAGCTTTCCAACCTTGAAGCTTTCCTCCTTCAGGCTGATCATCTGAGGCAGCAAACTCTTCACCAATTCTGTCGATTTCTCACCATTCGTCAAGCAGCTCGCTGTTTCCTTGTCATTGGAGACTACTATGCTCGTCTTCGCGCCCTTAGTTCTCTTTGGGCCTCCAGGACCCTCATCAACAATCATCACGATAACTCATCCATCGACTTGCAAACGCAAAATCATTTCTCTAATTTCTGA
- the LOC130970502 gene encoding transcription factor TGA9-like isoform X2 → MASQRIGGDTGLSESLITSHHHASTHGVLHGINTPSSTLMNEGGAFDFGELEEAIVLQGIKTRNDEEAKASSLFITGRPAATLEMFPSWPIRFHQTSRGGCKSGGWDENTDSGSGSGVNTNTLSSKLETEPHHNHFESQDSPISSQQQEDQEVQLATSDASRKGPSPQQKKKGASSTSEKAVDAKTLRRLAQNREAARKSRLRKKAYVQQLECSRLKLTQLEKEVERARSQVSGTGGGGGMMFDMEYGRWLEDEERQMGEVRRGLEGGISDGEMRVIVESYMSHYDELFRLKAEGAKWDVFHIMNGTWTSPAERCFLWMGGFRPSDLVGLLIHQLEPLAEQQIIAMYGLRHSSQQAEDALSQGLEQLHHSLLHTISLPQMLSAMAKLSNLEAFLLQADHLRQQTLHQFCRFLTIRQAARCFLVIGDYYARLRALSSLWASRTLINNHHDNSSIDLQTQNHFSNF, encoded by the exons ATGGCGAGCCAAAGAATAGGAGGAGACACTGGTTTATCAGAGTCACTGATCACAAGTCATCACCATGCCTCTACTCATGGAGTTCTTCATGGAATCAACACCCCATCATCAACCTTAAT GAATGAAGGGGGAGCGTTTGATTTTGGAGAGTTGGAAGAGGCAATTGTTCTGCAAGGAATCAAGACTAGAAATGATGAAGAAGCCAAAGCATCAT CTTTATTCATCACAGGGAGGCCTGCAGCAACACTGGAAATGTTCCCTTCATGGCCAATCAGATTCCACCAAACCTCAAGa GGAGGTTGCAAGTCAGGAGGATGGGATGAAAACACAGACTCAGGATCAGGATCAGGTGTGAACACCAACACCCTTTCAAGCAAATTGGAAACGGAACCCCATCATAATCATTTTGAATCACAAGATTCTCCAATTAGTAGCCAACAACAAGAAGATCAAGAGGTGCAGCTGGCAACTAGTGATGCCTCAAGAAAAGGGCCATCACCCCAACAAAAG AAAAAAGGAGCGAGTTCCACATCAGAGAAGGCAGTGGATGCAAAG ACACTGAGACggttggcacaaaacagagaagCTGCAAGGAAAAGCCGTCTGAGGAAAAAG GCTTATGTGCAGCAACTAGAGTGTAGCAGATTAAAGCTTACTCAGCTGGAAAAGGAGGTAGAAAGAGCAAGATCACAGGTATCAGGAacaggaggaggaggaggaatgATGTTTGACATGGAGTATGGAAGATGGCTGGAAGATGAAGAGAGGCAGATGGGGGAGGTGAGGAGGGGGCTGGAGGGGGGAATATCGGACGGGGAGATGAGAGTGATAGTGGAGAGTTACATGAGCCACTACGACGAACTCTTCAGGCTGAAGGCGGAGGGTGCCAAGTGGGACGTGTTCCACATCATGAATGGCACATGGACATCCCCGGCAGAGAGGTGCTTCCTGTGGATGGGTGGTTTCAGGCCATCAGACCTGGTGGGATTGCTGATACACCAGTTGGAGCCTCTTGCGGAGCAGCAGATCATAGCCATGTACGGACTGAGACACTCATCCCAGCAGGCTGAAGACGCTCTTTCTCAGGGGCTTGAGCAGCTCCACCACTCTCTCCTCCACACCATCTCCCTCCCTCAGATGCTTTCTGCCATGGCCAAGCTTTCCAACCTTGAAGCTTTCCTCCTTCAGGCTGATCATCTGAGGCAGCAAACTCTTCACCAATTCTGTCGATTTCTCACCATTCGTCAAGCAGCTCGCTGTTTCCTTGTCATTGGAGACTACTATGCTCGTCTTCGCGCCCTTAGTTCTCTTTGGGCCTCCAGGACCCTCATCAACAATCATCACGATAACTCATCCATCGACTTGCAAACGCAAAATCATTTCTCTAATTTCTGA
- the LOC130967645 gene encoding F-box/LRR-repeat protein At1g67190, translating to MDQLPVEVIGNILSHLRAARDVVIASATCKKWRQACCKHLHTLSFSSNDWPLYRDLTTSRLEILITQTIFQTSGLQALSILMEDVDEFSASTVIAWLMYTRETLRHLYYNVKTTPNVNILELCGRHKLEILDLAHNSISGVEPNYQRFPCLKSLSLSYVSISALDLNLLVSACPKIEALELVNPEIAMSDAQVTVELSSSTLKSVYVEAISLDKFILEADGIECLHLKDCALEVFELIGKGTLKHFKIDDVSVIHLDIGETVENLEIVDISNFTIIWPKFYQMISKSSNLKRLRLWDVMFDDEDEVVDVETIATCFPQLSHLSLSYDVRDGALHYGLQGSSCLENVLVLELGWTVINSLFSHWVEGLLKRCPNLKKLIIHGVVSEAKSEEECFILANFTTSMIELMRRYTHVDPHFKYE from the coding sequence ATGGATCAGCTTCCTGTGGAAGTGATTGGGAACATACTGTCGCACCTAAGGGCTGCAAGGGATGTAGTGATAGCCTCTGCCACCTGCAAGAAATGGAGACAAGCATGCTGCAAGCATCTCCACACCCTCTCCTTCAGCTCCAATGATTGGCCTCTCTACCGCGATTTGACCACCAGCCGCCTCGAGATTCTCATCACACAGACCATCTTCCAGACATCAGGATTGCAGGCACTCTCTATTCTCATGGAAGACGTCGACGAATTCTCCGCCTCCACTGTTATTGCTTGGCTCATGTACACCCGGGAAACCCTGAGGCACTTGTATTATAATGTAAAGACTACACCTAATGTTAACATTCTTGAACTCTGTGGCAGACACAAGCTGGAAATACTAGATCTCGCTCATAATTCCATCTCTGGGGTGGAGCCTAATTATCAGAggttcccttgtttgaaatcgCTCTCATTGAGTTATGTCAGTATATCTGCCTTGGATCTTAATCTCTTGGTGTCCGCCTGCCCCAAGATTGAGGCTTTGGAACTCGTCAACCCGGAAATTGCAATGTCTGATGCTCAGGTAACGGTTGAGCTCAGCAGTTCAACTCTCAAGAGTGTGTATGTAGAAGCAATCAGTTTGGACAAGTTTATATTAGAGGCCGATGGTATTGAGTGCCTGCACTTGAAAGATTGTGCCCTTGAGGTGTTTGAATTGATTGGTAAGGGGACCTTGAAGCATTTTAAGATCGATGATGTTAGTGTTATCCATCTTGATATTGGCGAGACAGTTGAAAATCTTGAGATCGTAGATATCAGCAACTTCACAATCATATGGCCGAAATTCTACCAGATGATTTCAAAATCATCCAATTTGAAGAGGCTTCGACTCTGGGATGTCATGTTTGACGATGAGGATGAGGTTGTAGACGTAGAAACTATTGCCACATGCTTTCCGCAGCtgagccatttatctttgagtTATGATGTAAGAGATGGAGCACTTCACTATGGTTTGCAAGGCTCTTCCTGTCTCGAGAATGTCCTTGTCTTAGAGCTCGGCTGGACTGTGATTAATAGTCTTTTCTCCCACTGGGTTGAGGGGTTGCTTAAGCGATGCCCGAATCTCAAGAAGTTGATCATTCATGGGGTTGTTTCTGAAGCTAAGTCTGAAGAAGAATGCTTCATCTTGGCAAATTTTACCACATCCATGATTGAGCTTATGAGGAGATACACTCATGTAGATCCACATTTTAAGTATGAATGA
- the LOC130970139 gene encoding transmembrane 9 superfamily member 5 encodes MVNTHFLILFLLLFRILQSPSPSVAASPSDHRYHIGEHLPFFVNTVGPFNNPSETYEYYDLPFCQPEPIVRKKESLGEVLKGDRLCNALYEFKFRENKTDETLCQKWINVDEVASFKEAINRDYYFQFYLDDLPFWGFIGKLEEDSWSPAGGGTKYYLFTHVQFDVLFNGDQVIEVNAFGDPNRAIDISNDVDVDVKFTYSVTWNATALHFENRMDRYSRTSLLPVYRQVHWFSFINSTIIILLLVGLLAFLYTRQLKSDLKKFSNANEEDKEVGWKSIHADAFRHPPNSSLLFALVGIGTQLLILLFVLLFLGFIGTLYPYSRGGLLNYLVLLYALSTVFAGYSSASFYSQFVGNGWERSVSLAAILYTGPVFVIASILNIIAISYGATTALPFGSIIVILVIFIVLAIPLLMFGGVVGYRFRIEFQGPSSAKRYPREIQQLAWYRRTPFQMFIGGLVPFSAIVLQLHQVYASMWGYKIYTLSSILFVTFITAIVIIAFVNIGLTYIQLSVEDHEWWWRSVLCGGSTAIFMFGYCIYFYVRSNMSGFLQLSFFFGYNTCFCYAFFLIFASISFRVSLLFVRHIYHAVKRE; translated from the exons ATGGTTAACACCCATTTCCTCATTCtctttcttctactctttcGCATTCTTCAGTCTCCATCTCCTTCCGTTGCAGCTTCGCCCTCTGATCACCGCTACCATATTGGGGAGCATCTCCCTTTTTTTGTCAACACAGTTGGACCCTTCAACAATCCCAG TGAGACATACGAATACTATGATTTGCCATTCTGTCAACCAG AACCAATTGTGAGAAAGAAGGAGTCCCTTGGTGAAGTTCTCAAGGGGGACCGTTTGTGCAATGCTTTGTATGAATTCAAGTTCAGGGAGAACAAAACTGATGAGACATTGTGCCAAAAATGGATTAATGTTGATGAGGTTGCAAGCTTCAAGGAAGCTATTAACCGTGACTACTACTTCCAGTTTTACTTGGATGACCTTCCATTTTGGGGGTTTATTGGGAAGCTTGAGGAGGATAGCTGGAGTCCTGCTGGGGGAGGGACAAAGTATTACCTTTTTACGCATGTTCAATTTGATGTTCTTTTCAATGGAGACCAAGTCATAGAAGTGAATGCATTTGGTGATCCGAATCGCGCCATTGATATAAGTAatgatgttgatgttgatgttAAGTTCACTTATTCAGTTACCTGGAATGCAACTGCACTGCATTTTGAGAACAGGATGGACAGATACTCAAGAACTTCTTTGCTGCCGGTGTATCGTCAAGTTCATTGGTTCTCATTCATTAACTCAACCATCATCATTTTGCTCTTGGTTGGTTTACTCGCCTTTCTATATACACGGCAGCTGAAGAGTGATCTGAAAAA GTTTTCTAATGCGAATGAAGAAGACAAGGAGGTTGGATGGAAATCCATCCATGCCGATGCATTCAGACATCCTCCAAACTCATCCTTACTTTTTGCTCTTGTGGGAATTGGAACCCAGTTGCTAATCTT GCTTTTTGTCTTGCTATTTCTAGGATTTATTGGAACCCTCTATCCATACAGTCGTGGAGGACTGTTGAATTACCTTGTCCTGCTATATGCTCTTTCGACTGTTTTTGCTGGGTACTCATCAGCATCCTTCTACAGCCAGTTTGTTGGAAATGGATGG GAAAGGAGTGTTAGTTTAGCAGCGATTCTTTACACTGGACCAGTTTTTGTCATAGCCTCTATCCTCAACATTATTGCAATATCTTATGGTGCCACAACTGCTCTCCCATTCGGCTCCATTATTGTGATTCTTGTTATATTCATAGTCCTTGCTATCCCCTTGCTCATGTTTGGTGGAGTTGTTGGATACCGCTTTAGAATTGAGTTTCAAGGCCCTTCTTCGGCAAAGAGATATCCTAGGGAGATTCAACAGCTTGCTTGGTATAGGAGAACACCATTTCAAATGTTTATCGGTGGTCTTGTGCCCTTTAGTGCAATTGTCCTGCAGTTACATCAGGTGTATGCTAGTATGTGGGGCTACAAAATATACACACTTTCTAGCATTTTGTTCGTCACATTTATCACTGCCATTGTGATAATTGCATTTGTCAATATTGGCTTGACATACATTCAATTATCTGTGGAAGACCATGAATGGTGGTGGAG ATCTGTGTTGTGTGGCGGCTCAACAGCCATTTTCATGTTTGGATATTGCATCTACTTCTATGTGAGATCAAATATGAGTGGATTCTTGCAGCTATCCTTCTTTTTTGGCTACAATACATGTTTTTGCTATGCTTTCTTCCTAATATTTGCCTCCATTAGCTTCCGAGTTTCGTTGCTATTTGTTCGCCATATATACCATGCTGTTAAGAGAGAGTGA
- the LOC130970140 gene encoding uncharacterized protein LOC130970140, producing MAARPNSYSNKTRASNGGDNTTNLRCYHCAGPLSKHMETSSWTIPPLIRDSFSMIGSAVGGITSAFYGFNHVMPVVQRHIKGPMWVHFLVGAPPVIVFSSACAGLAGGAIPALAQLTSSSYHAAMSPSPPSEEDKIQKSRTSSAL from the exons ATGGCGGCACGCCCCAACAGCTACAGCAACAAGACCAGAGCTTCCAATGGCGGCGACAACACTACAAACCTTCGCTGCTATCACTGCGCAGGCCCACTTTCTAAGCAcatg GAAACCAGTAGCTGGACCATTCCGCCCCTCATCAGGGATAGCTTTTCTATG ATCGGTTCTGCCGTTGGTGGCATTACAAGTGCATtttatggatttaaccatg TTATGCCAGTTGTTCAGAGACACATCAAAGGACCAATGTGGGTGCATTTTCTTGTTGGT GCACCACCTGTGATAGTGTTCTCTTCAGCTTGTGCAGGACTGGCAG GTGGGGCTATTCCTGCTTTGGCACAGCTAACTTCCTCATCATACCATGCGGCAATGTCACCGTCGCCGCCTTCGGAGGAAGATAAGATTCAGAAATCAAGAACTTCCTCTGCTCTCTGA